From the Maioricimonas rarisocia genome, one window contains:
- a CDS encoding redoxin domain-containing protein, with protein sequence MHLARLLLLTLAVSVCAATAVMAETSSSTPIGKLIPPFELQDGLGATHSLEEWSDARAVVVVFFGTECPLAKLYGPRLSALAEKYADQGVQFVGIDANRQDSLIDIARYGRAHGIEFPLLKDAGNVVADQFGAVRTPEAFVLDQNRIVRYWGRIDDQYGVGYARADVQRQDLAVALDEVLAGQEVSRPVTRPVGCIIGRVRKPKPDAEVTYARDVAPILNRHCVSCHREGEIGPFAMTSYDEIAGWAETIVETVEDGRMPPWHADPAHGKFLNDARLTDEEKQTLAAWAKAGAPQGDPSDLPELPQFVDGWQIPKPDMVIPMPKAFKVPAKGVVPYKYFVVDPGFKEDKWVVAAEARPGNRAVVHHLILFFQPPGSDRFQGEDALFNSVASFAPGLPASTFPQSQGLARRIPAGSKLIFQVHYTPIGTEQVDLSSAGLVFADPKDVKQEVKVDCALNFRFQIPPQADNHRVEAEYRVQGPDRLLYAITPHMHLRGKSFHVTAVYPDEREEVLLDVPRYDFNWQNTYILAEPKHLPDGTVLRCVAHFDNSSGNVANPDPSATVGWGDQTWEEMMIGSFTMTIADQDLSAGRPQVRAIGDDGFEATFRYRPEEPVESVHLAGEFNDWSMDATPFEGPDDAGWYRAKVQLAPGKYEYKFVVNGSEWKNDPGNPEFAGYYFNNVLWVRE encoded by the coding sequence ATGCATCTCGCACGTTTGCTGCTGCTGACCCTCGCGGTTTCGGTTTGTGCCGCGACCGCGGTCATGGCTGAGACATCCTCCTCGACTCCGATCGGCAAACTGATCCCGCCGTTCGAGCTGCAGGATGGTCTGGGAGCGACTCATTCTCTCGAGGAGTGGTCCGATGCCCGCGCGGTCGTCGTCGTCTTCTTCGGAACAGAATGCCCCCTCGCGAAACTGTACGGACCACGGTTGTCGGCTCTGGCGGAGAAGTATGCCGACCAGGGTGTGCAGTTCGTGGGCATTGATGCGAACCGACAGGATTCGCTGATCGACATTGCCCGCTACGGGCGTGCACATGGCATCGAGTTCCCACTGCTCAAGGATGCGGGGAATGTCGTTGCCGACCAGTTCGGAGCGGTCCGCACGCCGGAAGCGTTCGTGCTCGATCAGAACCGCATCGTCCGGTACTGGGGGCGGATCGACGACCAGTATGGCGTCGGCTATGCCCGTGCCGACGTGCAGCGGCAGGATCTCGCGGTTGCACTCGACGAGGTGCTGGCCGGCCAGGAGGTCTCGCGGCCCGTCACCCGCCCGGTCGGCTGCATCATCGGCCGCGTCCGCAAGCCGAAGCCGGATGCCGAGGTCACCTACGCCCGCGACGTCGCTCCCATCCTGAACCGGCACTGCGTGAGCTGCCATCGTGAAGGGGAAATCGGGCCTTTCGCGATGACGTCGTACGACGAGATCGCCGGCTGGGCCGAAACGATCGTCGAAACCGTCGAGGACGGGCGGATGCCCCCGTGGCACGCGGATCCGGCGCATGGGAAATTCCTCAACGACGCCCGATTGACCGACGAGGAGAAGCAGACGCTGGCCGCCTGGGCAAAGGCCGGTGCTCCCCAGGGAGATCCATCCGACCTGCCCGAACTGCCGCAGTTCGTCGACGGCTGGCAGATCCCGAAGCCGGACATGGTCATCCCGATGCCGAAAGCGTTCAAGGTGCCGGCCAAGGGAGTGGTCCCCTACAAGTACTTCGTCGTCGATCCGGGCTTTAAAGAGGACAAGTGGGTGGTGGCGGCCGAGGCCCGACCGGGGAACCGGGCGGTCGTGCATCACCTGATTCTGTTCTTCCAGCCGCCCGGGTCGGATCGCTTCCAGGGCGAAGACGCGCTGTTCAACTCGGTCGCGTCGTTTGCTCCGGGGCTGCCGGCCAGCACGTTCCCTCAATCACAGGGACTGGCGCGGCGGATTCCGGCCGGCTCGAAGCTGATCTTCCAGGTCCATTACACGCCGATCGGAACCGAGCAGGTCGACCTCAGCTCGGCCGGGCTGGTGTTCGCCGACCCGAAGGACGTGAAGCAGGAAGTGAAGGTCGACTGTGCTCTCAACTTCCGGTTCCAGATTCCCCCGCAGGCCGACAACCATCGGGTCGAGGCGGAGTACCGCGTGCAGGGGCCGGACCGGTTGCTGTATGCGATCACGCCCCACATGCATCTGCGCGGCAAGTCGTTTCACGTGACGGCCGTCTATCCGGATGAGCGCGAAGAGGTGCTCCTCGACGTCCCCCGCTACGACTTCAACTGGCAGAACACGTACATCCTCGCTGAGCCGAAGCATCTTCCTGACGGGACAGTGTTGCGGTGTGTGGCCCACTTCGACAACTCGTCCGGCAATGTGGCGAATCCCGATCCCTCGGCCACCGTCGGCTGGGGAGATCAGACATGGGAAGAAATGATGATCGGCTCATTCACCATGACCATTGCCGACCAGGATCTTTCGGCGGGGCGACCGCAGGTTCGGGCGATCGGGGACGACGGTTTTGAGGCGACCTTCCGTTACCGTCCCGAAGAGCCGGTCGAGTCGGTTCACCTGGCCGGTGAGTTCAATGACTGGTCGATGGACGCCACGCCATTCGAAGG
- a CDS encoding DUF434 domain-containing protein, translating into MPDRRQHRGPHPHDTRLFGVEFHAVLRTAVDDLSWLLSRGYAEPSSLKIVGDRYKLNERQRTAVIRSASRDDARTDRATREVRPDQLYDQTLEIDGFNLLTTIEAALSGGVLLLGRDGCLRDMASMHGSYRKVAETGPALERIGDWLTRHQIAHAHWWLDRPVSNSGRLKGIMAEMAAANDWPWTMELDDDPDRRLAGSDKIVASADSMILDRCRRWCNLARHIVEETVADTWIVDLRDGPAGG; encoded by the coding sequence ATGCCCGATCGACGCCAGCATCGCGGACCTCACCCGCACGATACCCGCCTGTTCGGCGTCGAGTTTCATGCCGTTCTCAGAACGGCCGTCGACGATCTCAGCTGGCTGCTCAGCCGTGGTTATGCCGAGCCGTCCTCGCTCAAGATCGTCGGGGACCGGTACAAACTGAACGAACGGCAACGCACGGCTGTGATCCGGAGTGCCAGTCGGGACGATGCGCGAACTGATCGCGCAACCCGGGAGGTTCGCCCCGATCAACTCTACGACCAGACGCTGGAGATTGATGGGTTCAATCTGCTGACGACCATTGAAGCGGCGCTCTCCGGCGGGGTACTGCTGCTGGGACGGGACGGCTGCCTCCGCGATATGGCCAGCATGCACGGCAGCTACCGCAAGGTCGCCGAGACCGGTCCGGCACTCGAGCGGATCGGCGACTGGCTCACACGCCACCAGATCGCACATGCTCACTGGTGGCTCGATCGCCCCGTCTCGAACAGCGGACGGCTGAAGGGAATCATGGCGGAGATGGCCGCCGCCAACGACTGGCCCTGGACGATGGAACTGGATGACGACCCCGATCGCCGGCTTGCCGGGTCCGACAAAATCGTCGCCTCGGCCGACAGCATGATCCTCGACCGCTGTCGGCGATGGTGCAACCTGGCCCGGCACATCGTCGAGGAGACCGTGGCGGATACCTGGATTGTCGATCTTCGTGACGGCCCCGCCGGAGGTTGA